A genomic window from Variovorax paradoxus includes:
- the ppa gene encoding inorganic diphosphatase yields the protein MSFDKVSPGKNVPDSFNVVIEIPMNADPIKYEVDKESGAIFVDRFMTTAMYYPANYGYVPQTLSGDGDPVDVLVIAPYPLLPGVVVPCRPLGILMMEDEAGVDGKVLAVPTDKVLPIYSHWKSVDDVNPMRLKAISHFFEHYKDLEEGKWVKVLGWEGIDAAKKEILDGIASYKK from the coding sequence ATGTCCTTCGACAAAGTTTCCCCAGGCAAGAACGTCCCCGATTCCTTCAACGTCGTGATCGAAATCCCGATGAACGCCGACCCGATCAAGTACGAAGTCGACAAGGAGTCGGGTGCGATTTTTGTCGACCGCTTCATGACGACGGCCATGTACTACCCGGCCAACTACGGCTACGTGCCGCAGACCCTGTCGGGCGACGGCGACCCGGTCGACGTGCTGGTGATCGCGCCGTATCCGCTGCTGCCGGGCGTGGTGGTGCCGTGCCGCCCCCTGGGCATCCTGATGATGGAAGACGAAGCCGGCGTCGACGGCAAGGTGCTGGCCGTGCCCACCGACAAGGTGCTGCCCATCTACAGCCACTGGAAGTCGGTCGACGACGTGAACCCGATGCGCCTGAAGGCCATCAGCCACTTCTTCGAGCACTACAAGGACCTGGAAGAAGGCAAGTGGGTCAAGGTGCTGGGCTGGGAAGGCATCGACGCGGCCAAGAAGGAAATCCTGGACGGCATCGCCAGCTACAAGAAGTAA
- a CDS encoding RDD family protein: MVSSSPEASGPDQPASPIPSASSAPVSIVPGLWRRMACWLYEGMLLFAVVFVSGWLFSTLGQMRDAMDSRRHLFQAFLFVVFGVYFVWFWTKGQTLAMKTWNIRIVDVHNQPISQRRALARYLLSWVWFLPPLAAIAPFKLSGGESTVLIFGWVAVWALLARFHPERQFWHDAWAGTRLITSKPMSRQ, encoded by the coding sequence ATGGTTTCCAGTTCTCCCGAGGCTTCGGGCCCAGATCAGCCCGCCTCGCCGATCCCTTCTGCATCCAGCGCTCCTGTTTCGATAGTGCCCGGCCTCTGGCGCCGTATGGCCTGCTGGCTCTACGAGGGCATGCTGCTGTTCGCGGTGGTGTTCGTTTCGGGCTGGCTCTTCAGCACGTTGGGCCAGATGCGCGACGCCATGGATTCGCGCCGCCATCTATTTCAGGCTTTTCTTTTCGTGGTGTTCGGCGTGTACTTCGTCTGGTTCTGGACCAAGGGTCAGACCCTCGCCATGAAAACTTGGAACATCCGCATCGTCGACGTGCACAACCAGCCCATCAGCCAACGCCGCGCGTTGGCGCGCTATCTGCTGAGCTGGGTCTGGTTCCTGCCGCCGCTGGCCGCCATTGCTCCCTTCAAGCTGTCGGGCGGCGAATCGACCGTCCTGATCTTCGGCTGGGTCGCAGTCTGGGCCCTGCTGGCTCGTTTTCACCCCGAGCGCCAGTTCTGGCACGACGCCTGGGCCGGTACACGGCTCATCACCTCCAAACCGATGAGTCGCCAATGA
- a CDS encoding NAD+ synthase, with amino-acid sequence MTLKLAIAQLNFVVGDLAGNAKKIVDAARDAHAKGARLLLTPELSIAGYAAEDLFLRPAFTEACDDAVKGIAAALADLKDMVVVVGHPTGGSLRSRSVAVQMRHNAASVIKEGRILETYAKRELPNYQVFDERRYFTPGQGTCVFEAGGVSVGLLICEDAWFDQPAELAREGGAEVLAVINASPYHVGKEGERVARMADRARAVGLPLVYAHLVGGQDEVVFDGASFALQADGGAAMQAESFREKLVFAQLERTPQGGVGFVAEPAAIAPPRDAEAQLWDALVLGVRDYIGKNGFPGAILGLSGGIDSALVLAIAVDALGKDKVRAVMMPSPYTADISWIDARDMASRLGVRYDEISIKHTFESFKGALAEEFKGLPEDTAEENIQARIRGTLLMGLSNKFGAIVLTTGNKSEMATGYCTLYGDMAGGFAVIKDLLKTTVFALARWRNAHDPYGTGTEPIPERIITRPPSAELRPDQTDQDSLPPYDILDGILARYMQDDEGIDEIIAAGYDRAVVERVARLIRINEYKRRQAPVGIRVTHRSFGKDWRYPITSKFNETAGARKP; translated from the coding sequence ATGACGCTCAAGCTCGCCATCGCGCAACTCAATTTTGTGGTGGGCGACCTCGCCGGCAATGCGAAAAAGATCGTCGACGCCGCGCGCGATGCCCATGCGAAGGGCGCGCGCCTCTTGTTGACGCCCGAACTCTCGATTGCCGGCTACGCGGCAGAGGACCTGTTCCTCCGTCCCGCCTTCACCGAAGCCTGTGATGATGCCGTGAAAGGCATAGCCGCCGCTCTGGCCGATCTCAAAGACATGGTGGTGGTGGTGGGGCATCCGACCGGCGGCAGCCTGCGCAGCCGCTCGGTGGCCGTGCAGATGCGCCACAACGCGGCCAGCGTCATCAAGGAAGGCCGCATCCTCGAAACGTATGCCAAGCGCGAACTGCCCAACTACCAGGTGTTCGACGAGCGCCGCTACTTCACGCCGGGGCAGGGTACCTGCGTGTTCGAGGCGGGCGGTGTCTCGGTCGGCCTGCTGATCTGCGAAGACGCCTGGTTCGACCAGCCAGCTGAACTGGCGCGCGAAGGCGGCGCCGAGGTGCTGGCGGTGATCAATGCGTCGCCATATCACGTGGGCAAGGAAGGCGAGCGCGTCGCGCGCATGGCCGACCGGGCGCGCGCCGTGGGGCTGCCGCTCGTGTATGCACACCTGGTCGGCGGGCAGGACGAGGTGGTGTTCGACGGCGCTTCGTTCGCATTGCAGGCCGATGGCGGGGCTGCCATGCAGGCCGAGAGCTTCCGGGAAAAGCTGGTCTTTGCGCAGCTGGAGCGTACGCCGCAGGGTGGGGTGGGCTTCGTGGCGGAGCCGGCGGCCATCGCACCGCCGCGAGACGCTGAGGCACAGCTCTGGGACGCCCTTGTGCTCGGCGTGCGCGACTACATCGGTAAGAACGGTTTTCCGGGCGCCATCCTGGGGCTTTCGGGCGGCATCGACTCCGCATTGGTGCTTGCCATCGCGGTCGATGCACTGGGCAAGGACAAGGTCCGTGCGGTGATGATGCCTTCGCCTTACACCGCCGACATCAGCTGGATCGATGCGCGCGACATGGCCAGCCGCCTGGGCGTGCGCTATGACGAAATTTCCATCAAGCACACCTTCGAGTCCTTCAAGGGCGCGCTGGCCGAAGAATTCAAGGGCCTGCCCGAGGACACGGCCGAGGAAAACATCCAGGCCCGCATCCGCGGCACGCTGCTGATGGGGCTTTCGAACAAGTTCGGCGCCATCGTGCTCACCACGGGCAACAAGAGCGAAATGGCCACCGGCTACTGCACGCTGTACGGCGACATGGCGGGCGGCTTCGCGGTCATCAAGGACCTGCTCAAGACCACGGTGTTCGCGCTGGCGCGCTGGCGAAATGCCCACGATCCGTACGGCACGGGCACCGAGCCGATCCCCGAGCGGATCATCACGCGCCCCCCCAGCGCCGAACTTCGGCCCGATCAGACCGATCAAGACAGCCTCCCGCCCTACGACATCCTCGATGGAATCCTGGCACGCTACATGCAGGACGACGAAGGCATCGACGAGATCATTGCCGCGGGTTACGACCGCGCGGTGGTCGAGCGGGTTGCGCGGCTCATCAGGATCAACGAATACAAGCGGCGCCAGGCGCCGGTAGGCATCCGGGTCACCCATCGAAGCTTTGGCAAGGATTGGCGTTACCCTATCACCAGCAAATTCAACGAAACCGCCGGAGCACGAAAACCATGA
- the ilvN gene encoding acetolactate synthase small subunit: MKHIIAVLLENEPGALSRVVGLFSARGYNIESLTVAPTEDASLSRMTIVTTGSDDVIEQITKHLNRLIEVVKVVDLTEGAYTERELMMVKVRAVGKEREEMMRMAEIFRGRIIDVTDKSYTIELTGDHGKNDAFLEAIERSAILETVRTGASGIGRGERILRV; this comes from the coding sequence ATGAAACACATCATTGCAGTGCTGCTGGAAAACGAGCCGGGTGCTCTTTCCCGCGTGGTGGGTCTGTTCTCGGCCCGTGGCTACAACATCGAATCGCTCACGGTGGCGCCCACGGAGGACGCAAGCCTCTCGCGCATGACCATCGTCACCACCGGTTCAGACGACGTGATCGAGCAGATCACCAAGCATCTGAACCGCCTGATCGAAGTGGTGAAGGTCGTCGACCTGACCGAAGGCGCCTATACCGAGCGCGAGCTCATGATGGTGAAGGTGCGCGCGGTCGGCAAGGAGCGCGAGGAGATGATGCGCATGGCGGAAATCTTCCGCGGCCGCATCATCGACGTGACCGACAAGAGCTACACCATTGAACTCACTGGCGACCACGGCAAGAACGACGCTTTTCTTGAAGCGATCGAACGTAGCGCTATCCTCGAGACAGTCCGCACCGGTGCCAGCGGCATCGGGCGCGGCGAGCGCATCCTGCGCGTGTAG
- a CDS encoding diacylglycerol kinase, with amino-acid sequence MSALPKLPDPAVNPQKARKGFERVWHATLISLHGLHAGWSEPAFRQEAIMSIVMIPASFWLGRSWVEVALLAGSAILVMIVELLNTAVEAAIDRIGPEWHDLSKRAKDMGSAAVLLSLTLCGGIWAAALWQRFVS; translated from the coding sequence ATGAGTGCCTTGCCCAAGCTTCCCGATCCCGCTGTCAATCCGCAAAAAGCCCGCAAGGGCTTCGAACGCGTCTGGCATGCCACGCTGATCTCTCTGCACGGCCTGCACGCCGGCTGGAGCGAGCCCGCCTTCCGCCAGGAAGCCATCATGTCGATCGTGATGATTCCGGCCTCCTTCTGGCTCGGGCGCAGCTGGGTCGAGGTGGCGCTGCTCGCGGGCAGCGCCATCCTGGTGATGATCGTCGAGCTGCTCAACACAGCGGTGGAAGCCGCCATCGACCGCATCGGCCCCGAGTGGCACGACCTCTCCAAGCGCGCCAAGGACATGGGCAGCGCCGCGGTGCTGCTGTCGCTCACGCTGTGCGGCGGTATCTGGGCGGCGGCGTTGTGGCAACGCTTCGTGTCATGA
- a CDS encoding P-II family nitrogen regulator, with the protein MKQITAIVKPFKLEDVREALAEVGVTGLTVTEVKGFGRQKGHTELYRGAEYVVDFLPKMKVEVVVNEGDVERCIEAIVSSARTGKIGDGKIFVTGVERIVRIRTGEENENAV; encoded by the coding sequence ATGAAGCAGATCACCGCCATCGTCAAACCCTTCAAGCTCGAGGACGTGCGCGAGGCCTTGGCCGAAGTGGGCGTCACCGGCCTGACCGTTACCGAAGTCAAGGGCTTCGGCCGCCAGAAGGGGCACACCGAGCTCTACCGCGGCGCCGAATACGTGGTCGACTTCCTGCCCAAGATGAAGGTCGAAGTGGTCGTCAACGAGGGTGATGTGGAGCGCTGTATCGAAGCCATCGTCAGCTCCGCGCGCACCGGGAAGATCGGCGACGGGAAGATTTTTGTCACCGGCGTGGAGCGCATCGTGCGCATCCGTACGGGTGAGGAAAACGAAAACGCTGTTTAA
- a CDS encoding DUF3106 domain-containing protein encodes MRPLPAGAVVWAGALAVAAFSLTLACAQPPSEAAIKAAAGPASASSASATSPKAISTTKPLWSELTAEQQQALKPLNAHWNTLNVGQKKKWLALSRNFASMSADEQATLHSRMIEWTALSNQQRAQARLNFAEVKRIPADERKVKWEQYQALSEEEKRKLAERAPPKPRGAAIPVRPVSSQKLVPVPAVTPGVQHTPRILLAPPPAPTATPATIMVASPPERIPAAATPAVSILPAAPAPSSIASPPVPAEAQVPAPSSAAEPSSPAP; translated from the coding sequence TTGCGCCCGCTCCCGGCGGGCGCAGTCGTTTGGGCAGGTGCGCTTGCAGTCGCAGCCTTTAGCCTGACGCTCGCCTGCGCTCAGCCTCCTTCCGAAGCAGCGATCAAAGCCGCGGCAGGCCCGGCTTCGGCAAGCTCCGCTTCGGCCACCAGCCCCAAGGCCATCTCGACGACCAAGCCTCTCTGGAGCGAACTCACAGCCGAGCAGCAGCAAGCCCTGAAGCCGCTGAACGCTCACTGGAATACGCTGAACGTCGGGCAAAAGAAGAAATGGCTGGCCCTGTCGCGCAACTTCGCGAGCATGTCGGCGGACGAACAGGCCACCCTGCACAGTCGCATGATCGAATGGACCGCCCTGAGCAATCAGCAGCGCGCCCAGGCCCGCCTGAACTTTGCCGAGGTCAAGCGCATTCCGGCTGACGAGCGCAAGGTCAAATGGGAGCAGTACCAGGCCTTGAGCGAGGAAGAAAAGCGCAAGCTCGCGGAACGCGCCCCACCCAAGCCACGCGGCGCCGCCATTCCCGTGCGGCCAGTCTCGTCCCAGAAGCTCGTGCCGGTGCCGGCCGTCACCCCCGGCGTGCAGCACACGCCCAGAATTCTGCTGGCCCCGCCGCCCGCCCCCACTGCCACACCGGCCACGATCATGGTGGCGTCGCCGCCGGAGCGCATACCTGCAGCGGCGACACCGGCGGTTTCCATCCTCCCCGCCGCGCCTGCCCCGTCCAGCATCGCTTCTCCACCGGTCCCGGCCGAAGCCCAGGTGCCCGCGCCGTCGTCGGCAGCCGAGCCATCCTCCCCTGCCCCCTGA
- a CDS encoding GNAT family N-acetyltransferase: MNDYVIRVLSSPADVSPDAWNALLAAEAEPSPFMRHEYLAALNDSRSATPESGWMPQFVTLWQGEQLQAACPFYIKDHSYGEYVFDWAWANAYEQHGLAYYPKAVVAVPFTPVPGTRLLARDAQSRTLLVQGLVALCKQEELSSLHLLFGADADIAACTEAGLMLRNTVQFHWTNAQYPDFNAFLASLSHDKRKKIRQERRKVADADVSFRWSRGTDISKADWDFFYRCYERTYREHGNPPYLTRDFFRRMADTMPEAWLLFVAERNGKPMATSLIALSTQPDAPLVAYGRYWGALERVDCLHFEACYYQPLAWCIEHGAQRFEGGAQGEHKMARALMPVKTTSAHWLAHPAFADAVERFLEREGAGIENYMDHLGERSPFKAA, from the coding sequence TTGAACGATTATGTCATTCGGGTTCTGTCGTCGCCGGCTGACGTGAGCCCGGACGCATGGAACGCGCTGCTGGCCGCCGAGGCCGAGCCATCGCCCTTCATGCGCCACGAATACCTCGCGGCGCTGAACGACAGCCGCAGCGCCACGCCCGAGAGCGGATGGATGCCGCAGTTCGTCACGCTGTGGCAAGGCGAGCAGTTGCAGGCCGCGTGCCCGTTCTACATCAAGGACCATTCCTACGGCGAGTACGTCTTCGACTGGGCCTGGGCCAACGCCTACGAGCAGCACGGGCTCGCGTACTACCCGAAGGCCGTGGTAGCGGTGCCCTTCACGCCCGTGCCCGGCACGCGGCTGCTGGCGCGCGACGCCCAAAGCCGCACATTGCTGGTGCAAGGACTCGTCGCGCTATGCAAGCAGGAGGAACTGTCGTCGCTGCACCTGCTGTTCGGCGCCGATGCCGACATCGCCGCCTGCACCGAAGCGGGCCTGATGCTGCGCAACACGGTGCAGTTCCACTGGACCAACGCCCAATACCCCGACTTCAACGCCTTCCTCGCCAGCCTCTCGCACGACAAGCGCAAGAAGATCCGCCAGGAGCGCCGCAAGGTCGCCGATGCCGATGTGAGCTTCCGGTGGTCGCGCGGCACCGACATCTCGAAGGCCGACTGGGACTTCTTCTACCGCTGCTACGAGCGCACCTACCGCGAGCACGGCAACCCGCCCTACCTCACGCGCGACTTCTTCCGGCGCATGGCCGACACGATGCCCGAGGCCTGGCTGCTGTTCGTCGCCGAGCGCAACGGCAAGCCCATGGCCACCAGCCTGATCGCCCTTTCGACGCAGCCCGATGCACCGCTCGTTGCCTACGGCCGCTACTGGGGCGCGCTGGAGCGCGTCGACTGCCTGCACTTCGAGGCTTGCTACTACCAGCCGCTGGCCTGGTGCATCGAACATGGCGCGCAGCGCTTCGAAGGCGGCGCCCAGGGCGAGCACAAGATGGCGCGCGCGCTGATGCCGGTGAAAACCACCAGCGCCCACTGGCTGGCGCATCCGGCGTTTGCCGATGCGGTCGAGCGCTTTCTGGAGCGCGAGGGCGCGGGCATCGAGAACTACATGGACCATCTGGGCGAGCGCAGCCCGTTCAAGGCCGCCTGA
- a CDS encoding RNA polymerase sigma factor, producing MATEQELSDFLKSVERRAFKRSVYHVRDEEAALDIVQDSMMKLAQHYGDKPAAELPMLFQRILSNCTLDWFRRQKTRRALFSNLSDFDSVDDDGDFDLLENFVSPTDSRESESAEDTTRRAQIFHEIEEQIAALPGRQREAFLMRYWEEMDVAETAAAMGCSEGSVKTHCSRAVHALSKALKAKGISL from the coding sequence TTGGCCACTGAACAAGAACTCTCCGACTTCCTGAAAAGCGTTGAACGACGCGCTTTCAAGCGCTCGGTCTACCACGTGCGGGATGAAGAAGCGGCCCTCGATATCGTGCAGGACAGCATGATGAAGCTGGCGCAGCACTACGGCGACAAGCCCGCGGCCGAGTTGCCGATGCTGTTTCAGCGCATCCTGTCGAACTGCACGCTCGACTGGTTCCGCCGCCAGAAGACCCGGCGCGCCCTTTTCTCCAACCTCAGCGATTTCGACTCGGTCGACGACGACGGAGATTTCGACTTGCTGGAGAACTTCGTCTCGCCGACCGACTCTAGGGAATCGGAGAGCGCCGAAGACACGACCCGCCGCGCCCAGATCTTCCACGAGATCGAGGAACAGATCGCAGCACTGCCGGGCCGTCAACGCGAGGCTTTCCTGATGCGTTACTGGGAGGAAATGGACGTCGCAGAGACGGCCGCTGCGATGGGCTGCTCCGAGGGCAGCGTCAAAACCCATTGCTCGCGAGCCGTTCACGCTCTGAGCAAGGCGCTCAAGGCCAAGGGAATATCGCTATGA
- a CDS encoding DUF4282 domain-containing protein — MRGLLGFDKMVTPAIVRGLYFLGLLGVIVLAVAALYQRQYLPAFTVLIFGTIGVRIYSELLIVLFRIHDSLVSINQQMKDRNSSGL, encoded by the coding sequence ATGCGAGGTCTGCTCGGTTTCGACAAGATGGTGACTCCGGCGATCGTCCGGGGGCTCTACTTTCTCGGCCTGCTGGGTGTGATCGTCCTTGCGGTGGCGGCGCTGTACCAGCGTCAGTACCTGCCGGCTTTCACGGTCCTGATCTTCGGCACCATCGGCGTTCGCATCTACAGCGAATTGCTCATCGTACTGTTCCGCATCCACGACAGCCTCGTGTCCATCAACCAGCAAATGAAGGACCGGAATTCCTCCGGCCTCTGA
- a CDS encoding lysozyme inhibitor LprI family protein yields MQPFTRPALVALCFVAASQLATAASFDCAKAGNATEKAICADPGLSRQDEAMAALYKRQVEMPGTGQWATFLKRDQRDWITVRNRECRGKTECLKQDYERRITYLSHPLLHWMGRYVEGQCPKDGRFLDVTPELGGTLDIQIYVCPDPRGNMLLQGKNVLDGQRRLVVQEGGRCTRTLQFDTDRITVSDTPGCAPSLAGSFTRDPRRSPFENE; encoded by the coding sequence ATGCAGCCCTTCACACGCCCTGCCCTCGTGGCACTCTGCTTCGTGGCTGCCAGCCAGTTGGCGACGGCCGCCAGCTTCGACTGCGCCAAGGCCGGCAACGCCACCGAGAAAGCCATCTGCGCCGACCCCGGCCTGTCACGCCAGGACGAAGCCATGGCCGCGCTCTACAAGCGGCAAGTCGAAATGCCCGGCACGGGCCAGTGGGCGACGTTCCTGAAACGCGACCAGCGCGACTGGATCACCGTGCGCAACCGCGAGTGCCGCGGCAAGACCGAATGCCTGAAGCAGGACTACGAGCGGCGCATCACCTACCTGAGTCACCCGCTGCTGCATTGGATGGGACGCTATGTGGAAGGCCAATGCCCGAAGGACGGCCGCTTCCTCGACGTGACGCCCGAACTGGGCGGCACGCTGGACATCCAGATCTACGTTTGCCCTGACCCGCGCGGCAACATGCTGCTGCAGGGCAAGAACGTGCTCGACGGGCAGCGGCGCCTCGTGGTGCAGGAAGGCGGGCGTTGCACCCGCACACTCCAGTTCGACACCGACCGCATCACAGTCTCGGACACACCGGGCTGCGCACCATCGCTGGCCGGCAGCTTCACGCGCGACCCGCGCCGCTCGCCCTTCGAGAACGAATAA
- a CDS encoding DUF3619 family protein, which produces MNTKVPTSTSTIAEDQFGQRLVARLSAGNRELPHDIGERLRVARAQAVAARKQPPQLRTAPVVVQSGHALTLGGSWWTRIGSVVPLIALVAGLITISVMQDDDRASELAEVDSALLTGDLPPAAYTDPGFAQFLKADNASD; this is translated from the coding sequence ATGAACACTAAGGTTCCAACCTCAACATCCACCATCGCCGAAGACCAGTTCGGCCAGCGTCTGGTTGCCCGCCTTTCGGCTGGTAACCGAGAGCTGCCGCACGACATCGGCGAGCGGCTGCGCGTGGCGCGCGCGCAGGCCGTGGCCGCGCGCAAGCAGCCCCCGCAGCTGCGGACTGCGCCCGTGGTGGTGCAGTCGGGCCATGCGCTCACGCTGGGTGGAAGCTGGTGGACCCGCATCGGCTCCGTGGTGCCGTTGATTGCGCTCGTGGCTGGCCTGATCACCATCAGCGTGATGCAGGACGACGACCGCGCCAGCGAGTTGGCCGAAGTGGATTCCGCGCTGCTGACAGGCGACCTGCCGCCCGCCGCCTATACCGACCCCGGTTTTGCCCAATTCCTGAAGGCCGACAACGCCTCCGACTGA
- a CDS encoding LOG family protein produces the protein MNPEFSICVYCGSRPGERPEFSQAAQAVGQWIGQHGGQLVYGGGRTGLMGTVAEATRLAGGRVVGIIPKALVDKELANPLCDELHVVDTMHERKAMMGERADAFVALAGGIGTFEELFEIWTWRQLGYHDKPTGILNTAGYYDGLLGFLAHSVREGFMGEWQMSLIRTGTNVPELLTALRAEVPLHPREDRLSENL, from the coding sequence ATGAATCCTGAATTTTCGATCTGTGTGTATTGCGGCTCGCGCCCCGGCGAGCGCCCCGAGTTTTCCCAAGCCGCGCAAGCCGTCGGCCAATGGATCGGCCAGCACGGCGGCCAACTTGTCTACGGCGGCGGTCGCACCGGCCTGATGGGCACGGTGGCCGAAGCCACCCGCCTCGCTGGCGGCCGCGTGGTCGGCATCATCCCTAAGGCATTGGTCGACAAGGAATTGGCCAACCCGCTGTGCGACGAGCTGCACGTGGTCGACACCATGCACGAGCGCAAGGCCATGATGGGCGAGCGCGCCGATGCCTTCGTCGCCCTTGCGGGCGGCATTGGCACCTTCGAGGAATTGTTCGAGATCTGGACCTGGCGCCAGCTCGGCTACCACGACAAGCCCACCGGCATCCTCAACACCGCCGGCTACTACGACGGCCTGCTCGGCTTCCTGGCGCACAGCGTGCGCGAGGGCTTCATGGGCGAATGGCAGATGAGCCTGATCCGCACCGGCACCAATGTGCCTGAGCTGCTCACGGCATTGCGCGCCGAAGTGCCGCTCCATCCACGCGAAGACAGGCTGTCGGAAAACCTCTGA
- a CDS encoding acetolactate synthase 3 catalytic subunit — translation MEISKAEIISAAAASSGAGNPTQELMGAEVLVKALQAEGVQYVWGYPGGAVLYIYDAFYKQDTIQHVLVRHEQAAVHAADGYARATGEVGVALVTSGPGLTNAVTGIATAYMDSIPMVIISGQVPTAAIGLDAFQECDTVGITRPIVKHNFLVKDPKDLAMTMKKAFHIARSGRPGPVVVDVPKDVSFKKVPYTGYPDKVEMRSYNPVRKGHGGQIRKALQLLLAAKRPYIYTGGGVLLGNACNELRTLVDMLGYPVTNTLMGLGAYPASDRKFLGMLGMHGTIEANNAMQNCDVLLAVGARFDDRVIGNPKHFAQNERKIIHIDIDPSSISKRVKVDIPIVGDVKDVLTELISMIRESTTKPDAGALADWWKTIEAWRSRDCLKYDRGNKDVIKPQYVVETLWNMTKDADAYITSDVGQHQMWAAQYYRFDEPRRWINSGGLGTMGVGIPYAMGIKLAKPDSEVFTITGEGSVQMCIQELSTCLQYNTPIKICSLNNRYLGMVRQWQEIEYSGRYSHSYMDALPNFVKLAEAYGHVGMLIERPQDVEPALREARKLKDRTVFMDFRTDPTENVFPMVKAGMGITEMLLGSEDL, via the coding sequence ATGGAAATCTCCAAGGCGGAAATCATTTCCGCAGCAGCCGCGTCCTCAGGCGCAGGCAACCCGACGCAAGAACTCATGGGCGCTGAAGTGCTGGTCAAGGCACTGCAGGCCGAAGGCGTCCAGTACGTCTGGGGCTACCCCGGCGGCGCGGTTCTCTACATCTACGACGCGTTCTACAAGCAGGACACCATCCAGCACGTGCTGGTGCGTCACGAGCAGGCCGCTGTTCACGCAGCCGACGGCTATGCGCGCGCCACCGGCGAAGTCGGCGTGGCACTGGTCACTTCCGGTCCAGGCCTGACCAATGCGGTCACCGGCATCGCAACGGCGTACATGGACTCCATCCCGATGGTGATCATCTCGGGCCAGGTGCCAACGGCTGCCATCGGTCTCGACGCCTTCCAGGAATGCGACACGGTCGGCATCACCCGCCCCATCGTCAAGCACAACTTCCTCGTCAAGGATCCGAAGGATCTGGCCATGACGATGAAGAAGGCCTTCCACATTGCACGCAGCGGCCGGCCGGGCCCCGTGGTGGTGGACGTGCCCAAGGACGTTTCGTTCAAGAAAGTCCCTTACACGGGCTATCCCGACAAGGTCGAGATGCGCTCGTACAACCCGGTGCGCAAGGGCCACGGCGGCCAGATCCGCAAGGCGCTGCAACTGTTGCTGGCTGCTAAGCGCCCCTACATCTACACCGGCGGCGGCGTGCTGCTGGGCAACGCCTGCAACGAACTGCGCACGCTGGTCGACATGCTCGGCTACCCGGTCACCAACACGCTGATGGGCCTGGGCGCCTATCCGGCGAGCGACCGCAAGTTCCTGGGCATGCTGGGCATGCACGGCACCATCGAAGCCAACAACGCGATGCAGAACTGCGATGTGCTGCTGGCCGTGGGTGCGCGCTTCGACGACCGCGTGATCGGCAATCCCAAGCACTTCGCGCAGAACGAACGCAAGATCATCCACATCGATATCGATCCGTCGAGCATCTCCAAGCGTGTGAAGGTCGACATTCCGATCGTCGGCGACGTGAAGGACGTGCTCACCGAACTGATCTCGATGATCCGCGAGAGCACCACCAAGCCCGACGCTGGCGCGCTGGCCGACTGGTGGAAGACCATCGAGGCCTGGCGCTCGCGCGATTGCCTGAAGTACGACCGCGGCAACAAGGACGTGATCAAGCCGCAGTACGTGGTCGAGACCCTCTGGAACATGACCAAGGACGCTGACGCGTACATCACGTCGGACGTGGGTCAGCACCAGATGTGGGCTGCGCAGTACTACCGCTTCGACGAGCCGCGTCGCTGGATCAATTCAGGCGGCCTGGGCACCATGGGCGTGGGCATTCCCTACGCCATGGGCATCAAGCTCGCGAAGCCCGATTCGGAAGTGTTCACCATCACCGGCGAAGGCTCGGTGCAGATGTGCATCCAGGAACTGTCCACCTGCCTGCAATACAACACGCCGATCAAGATCTGCTCGCTCAACAACCGCTACCTGGGCATGGTGCGCCAGTGGCAGGAGATCGAATACTCCGGCCGCTACAGCCATAGCTACATGGATGCACTGCCCAACTTCGTGAAGCTCGCCGAGGCCTATGGCCACGTCGGTATGCTGATCGAGCGTCCACAAGACGTGGAGCCCGCGCTGCGCGAAGCACGCAAGCTCAAGGACCGCACGGTGTTCATGGACTTCCGCACCGACCCCACCGAAAACGTGTTCCCGATGGTGAAGGCCGGCATGGGCATCACCGAAATGCTGTTGGGTTCCGAAGATCTCTGA